The following DNA comes from Deltaproteobacteria bacterium.
TTTAAAGCGCAAACCTTCGTGTAAAGCGGATTCTGCGGAGCGCGCAGTGAGTCGTAACACAGTTTCGGTATCACAATGTTCGGGGGCGCCGGTCTGAATGGGTTTCCAATAGCGAACATTGTGAGGGGCTGCAGCCATGAGGGCTGCGCTCACAAAAGTCTTACCCACGTCGGTGTCGGTACCAGTAATAAACAAACCCTGCATCGTTATGTCATTTCTGTTTTTAAAGTGTTTGCGAATTCTACCAGCATACTCTCTGCCATAGTTGCTCGAACAGTGAGCCGAAGTCTTGCGGTCCCAGTCGGAACCGTAGGAGGACGCACGGCCCTGACGTCGTATCCGGCTTCGCGCATGGCGGCGGCAACTTGTAGAGAGCGTTCGTTGCTACCGATAAATACAGGAATGATATGGGAGTTACTCTGAAGTGTATCGATGCCCAATTCTTGAAGCTGCGCGCGAAGAAAGGAAGCTCTTTCGTGGAGCGCTTTGATCCGGTCGTGATGACTGGCCAGATGCTCCAGCGCTGCAGTTAAGCCCTGAGCAAGTGCGGGAACAGGCGCAGTTGAGTAAATAAAGCTTCGAGAATGATTGATGAGATGAGATATCAAAACGCTGTCGGCGGCAATCCATGCTCCCCCGACGCCAAGCGCCTTACCTCCGGTATGCATGGTACATAGGACCCTGTTTTCAAGTCCATCTCGTTCAACAATCCCTGAGCCGCGGGTGCCATAGAGCCCGGTGGAATGTGCTTCGTCGACCATGACGAGTGCATTATAACGGTCCGCCAAATCAACCAGCGCGGTAAGGTTGGATACATCGCCGTCCATTGAGAACACGCTTTCCGTCACAATGAAACGTTGTCCGCTGCACTCTGAAGAAGAAAGCTTGGCCTCTAAGTCTTTTAAATCTTGATGCTCGAAAATCACGCGCTTTGCTTTGGAAAGCCGCATGCCGTCGATGATGCTGGCGTGGTTTAATGCATCTGAAAAAATAACATCACCGGTTTCGGTGAGTGCAGCAAAGAGTCCAACATTGGTTGCGAAACCAGATGAAAAAAGTAGCGCTCCTTCGCGGCCTGAAAACTCGGCTAGCTTTTGTTCGGCCTCTACATGCACCGCATGATTGCCGCGCAAGAGCCTTGATGCGCCGGATCCTGTTCCGTGATTTTTGACACCTA
Coding sequences within:
- a CDS encoding aminotransferase class I/II-fold pyridoxal phosphate-dependent enzyme, translating into GVKNHGTGSGASRLLRGNHAVHVEAEQKLAEFSGREGALLFSSGFATNVGLFAALTETGDVIFSDALNHASIIDGMRLSKAKRVIFEHQDLKDLEAKLSSSECSGQRFIVTESVFSMDGDVSNLTALVDLADRYNALVMVDEAHSTGLYGTRGSGIVERDGLENRVLCTMHTGGKALGVGGAWIAADSVLISHLINHSRSFIYSTAPVPALAQGLTAALEHLASHHDRIKALHERASFLRAQLQELGIDTLQSNSHIIPVFIGSNERSLQVAAAMREAGYDVRAVRPPTVPTGTARLRLTVRATMAESMLVEFANTLKTEMT